Proteins from one Amycolatopsis benzoatilytica AK 16/65 genomic window:
- a CDS encoding alpha/beta hydrolase: protein MGLGRKLAAVTTAVCAATALFTAAPADAAGQGIDWRPCPTGHGVECGKLTVPLDWDRPGDGTIQLALARRKAADPAHRIGSVLMDPGGPGGAGATSVQNGWALSAKVLARFDTVGFDPRGVGNSTQVRCGLTESTAQYPALPKSPAEFQQLLDHDRALGQSCARITGPLADHVDTRSVVRDMDAIRAALGDQKLTYYGVSYGTLMGQQYAETYPDRVRALVLDSNMDHSIHSTWEFLRTEAQATQSSFDQFVNWCDRTASCALHGQDVRAVLAGLYARAERGELGTPDDKIDPMALIGMVNSSFYGPTWSKLAERLVSLRDGKAPAAAFASDELSVPDPFNSIFCSDWRLPITSFPQLDNYRRALAGVAPDVHFSPLGWSAATGCAGWPGQVRNPQHALSVRPGTPVLMLNSQYDPATPYEWAVRASQQARVPLLTYDGWGHGAYFKNSQCVTDAADAFLIDGTSPGRGKHCAAVQPGAQSRMDGPRAPVTQLY from the coding sequence ATGGGTCTGGGCAGAAAACTGGCTGCCGTCACCACCGCGGTCTGCGCGGCGACGGCGTTGTTCACCGCGGCCCCGGCAGACGCCGCCGGGCAGGGGATCGACTGGCGGCCGTGTCCTACCGGCCACGGCGTCGAATGCGGCAAGCTCACCGTGCCGCTCGATTGGGACCGTCCGGGCGACGGCACGATCCAGCTCGCGCTCGCCCGGCGCAAGGCGGCCGACCCGGCGCACCGGATCGGCTCGGTGCTGATGGATCCGGGCGGACCGGGCGGGGCAGGGGCCACCTCGGTGCAGAACGGCTGGGCGCTGTCGGCCAAGGTTCTCGCGCGGTTCGACACCGTCGGGTTCGACCCGCGCGGCGTCGGGAACAGCACGCAGGTGCGCTGCGGGCTCACCGAAAGCACCGCGCAGTACCCGGCGCTGCCGAAGAGTCCCGCCGAGTTCCAGCAGCTGCTGGACCACGACCGCGCGCTTGGCCAGAGCTGCGCGCGGATCACCGGGCCGCTCGCCGACCACGTCGACACGCGCAGCGTGGTCCGCGACATGGACGCCATCCGGGCCGCGCTCGGCGACCAGAAACTCACCTACTACGGCGTTTCCTACGGCACGCTGATGGGCCAGCAGTACGCCGAGACCTACCCGGACCGGGTCCGCGCGCTCGTGCTGGACAGCAACATGGACCACTCCATCCACAGCACCTGGGAGTTCCTGCGCACCGAAGCGCAGGCCACGCAGAGTTCGTTCGACCAGTTCGTGAACTGGTGCGACAGAACGGCGTCCTGCGCGCTGCACGGCCAAGACGTGCGCGCGGTGCTGGCCGGCCTGTACGCCCGCGCCGAACGCGGCGAACTCGGCACGCCGGACGACAAGATCGACCCGATGGCGCTCATCGGAATGGTGAACTCGAGCTTCTACGGCCCCACCTGGAGCAAGCTCGCCGAGCGGCTGGTCAGCCTCCGCGACGGGAAGGCACCGGCGGCCGCGTTCGCCAGCGACGAACTGAGCGTTCCGGACCCGTTCAACAGCATCTTCTGCTCCGACTGGCGGCTGCCGATCACCAGCTTCCCCCAGCTCGACAACTACCGGCGCGCGCTCGCCGGGGTCGCCCCGGACGTGCACTTCTCGCCGCTCGGCTGGAGCGCGGCGACCGGCTGCGCCGGCTGGCCGGGCCAGGTGCGCAACCCGCAGCACGCGCTGTCAGTCCGGCCGGGCACGCCGGTGCTGATGCTGAACAGCCAGTACGACCCGGCGACGCCGTACGAGTGGGCGGTCCGCGCGTCGCAGCAGGCACGGGTGCCCCTGCTGACCTACGACGGCTGGGGCCACGGCGCCTACTTCAAGAACAGCCAGTGCGTCACCGATGCCGCCGACGCGTTCCTGATCGACGGGACCAGCCCGGGCCGCGGCAAGCACTGCGCGGCGGTGCAGCCGGGAGCACAGTCCCGGATGGACGGCCCGCGGGCACCGGTCACCCAGCTGTACTGA
- a CDS encoding class I SAM-dependent methyltransferase, producing MTADPTETFLRDFHARHPGVTSRAFGTGRSADGRSSYELLRDEVAGFPRVLDLACGDGFLLELLSRAGHFAAGLDLSTTDLVIASENSTALVEGRAQQLPFADNAFDACVSHMAFMLMSDIDQVATELARVLRPGGRLSLVLSGGAGGGEAYALFTRLLREILAEAPAEEHLPRLGDRRTRTADGLREILSPAGFGPVRWRTEPLDFGASLDQVWEFVAAAYNLQPLSEGAVEALRGAFHAQAPALAAPDGRIPLVFRVQLATVHKGH from the coding sequence GTGACGGCTGATCCCACGGAAACCTTCCTCCGCGACTTCCATGCCCGGCATCCGGGTGTCACGTCCCGCGCGTTCGGCACCGGACGAAGCGCGGACGGCCGGTCGAGCTACGAACTGCTCCGCGACGAGGTCGCCGGTTTCCCCCGCGTCCTCGATCTCGCTTGCGGCGACGGGTTCCTGCTCGAACTGCTTTCCCGGGCCGGGCACTTCGCGGCCGGCCTCGACTTGTCGACCACCGACCTGGTCATCGCCAGCGAGAACTCGACGGCGCTGGTCGAGGGCCGGGCACAGCAACTGCCGTTCGCGGACAACGCGTTCGACGCCTGCGTCTCGCACATGGCGTTCATGCTGATGTCCGACATCGACCAGGTCGCGACGGAGCTGGCACGAGTGCTGCGCCCGGGCGGGCGGCTTTCACTGGTGCTCAGCGGCGGGGCGGGCGGAGGCGAGGCGTACGCGCTGTTCACCAGACTGCTGCGCGAAATCCTCGCCGAAGCGCCCGCCGAAGAGCACCTCCCCCGGCTCGGCGACCGGCGCACTCGCACCGCGGACGGACTACGCGAAATCCTCTCCCCGGCCGGATTCGGTCCCGTTCGCTGGCGCACCGAACCGCTCGACTTCGGCGCTTCGCTCGACCAGGTCTGGGAATTCGTCGCAGCGGCCTACAACCTGCAGCCGCTCAGCGAGGGCGCGGTCGAGGCGCTGCGCGGCGCGTTCCATGCTCAAGCACCGGCGCTCGCCGCGCCCGACGGCCGGATTCCGCTGGTCTTCCGCGTCCAGCTGGCCACCGTCCACAAAGGACACTGA
- a CDS encoding MarR family winged helix-turn-helix transcriptional regulator, with product MADETCTGREAEVWCSYQRLQRALGTALDRRLEHGAGISAADYALLVPLATAPGGVLRMRELGVTVEWDRSRLSHHVSRMVKRGLVVRENCTEDARGANVRLTEDGRAAIAAAEGHYREAVQRYFFDQASADELDLLGRVFRRMLAGLADADRR from the coding sequence ATGGCGGACGAGACGTGCACCGGGCGCGAGGCCGAGGTCTGGTGTTCCTACCAGCGGCTCCAGCGTGCTCTCGGCACCGCGCTCGACCGGCGGCTCGAACACGGCGCCGGCATCTCCGCGGCCGACTACGCGCTCCTGGTCCCGCTGGCGACCGCGCCCGGCGGCGTCCTGCGGATGCGCGAGCTCGGCGTGACCGTCGAATGGGACCGGAGCCGGCTGTCGCACCACGTGAGCCGGATGGTCAAGCGCGGGCTGGTCGTGCGGGAGAACTGCACCGAGGACGCGCGGGGCGCGAACGTGCGGCTCACCGAGGACGGTCGCGCCGCGATCGCGGCCGCCGAGGGCCACTACCGCGAGGCCGTCCAGCGGTACTTCTTCGACCAGGCCAGCGCGGACGAACTCGACCTGCTCGGCCGGGTCTTCCGCCGGATGCTCGCCGGCCTGGCCGACGCTGACCGACGCTGA
- a CDS encoding FAD-dependent monooxygenase encodes MTSKTVLVSGASVAGPSAAYWLHRAGYSVTVVEAAPQLRPGGQAVDFRGEQVKLVKAMGLFEDLKAHETALREQVQLDPEGQPAFTLPPGFTNGELEVLRGDLARILYEHTNGYADYVFGDRITQLAETAGGVDVTFRHAAPRRFDLVVGADGIHSGVRTAAFGPEAKFRTGLGYHVAGFTAPNHLRLDHAGVLYNEPGIGAIISNHRDPDAVAVGLAFRGDPDGYGRPDLARQKDIVTAVFANAGWELPRLLAAVADAPDLYFDTVGQIKLDSWSRGRVVLLGDAAWCAGPGGSGTGLAMMGAQILAGELTAAGGDHVTAFARYEQRLRKAARVGQKNGAGSGDFLVPATAESLRKRNRMYRSLTGPIGRRIWEYLGNRGANAVKFREYPQPRAHALP; translated from the coding sequence ATGACCAGCAAGACCGTTCTCGTGTCCGGTGCCAGCGTCGCGGGTCCGTCCGCCGCTTACTGGCTGCACCGCGCCGGCTATTCGGTGACTGTCGTCGAGGCCGCGCCGCAGCTGCGGCCGGGCGGGCAGGCCGTCGACTTCCGCGGCGAGCAGGTCAAGCTCGTCAAGGCGATGGGCCTGTTCGAGGACCTCAAGGCACACGAGACCGCACTTCGCGAGCAGGTACAGCTCGACCCCGAGGGCCAGCCCGCCTTCACCCTGCCGCCCGGCTTCACCAACGGCGAGCTGGAAGTCCTGCGGGGCGACCTGGCCCGCATCCTCTACGAGCACACCAACGGCTACGCCGATTACGTCTTCGGCGACCGGATCACCCAGCTCGCGGAGACCGCCGGAGGCGTCGACGTCACCTTCCGCCACGCCGCGCCGCGCCGGTTCGACCTGGTCGTCGGCGCGGACGGCATCCACTCCGGCGTCCGCACCGCCGCGTTCGGTCCCGAGGCGAAGTTCCGCACCGGCCTCGGCTACCACGTCGCCGGCTTCACCGCGCCCAATCACCTGCGCCTCGACCACGCCGGCGTGCTCTACAACGAGCCTGGCATCGGCGCGATCATCAGCAATCACCGCGACCCGGACGCGGTCGCCGTCGGCCTCGCCTTCCGCGGCGACCCGGACGGCTACGGCCGGCCGGACCTGGCCCGGCAGAAGGACATCGTGACCGCGGTCTTCGCCAACGCCGGCTGGGAACTGCCGCGGCTGCTGGCCGCCGTCGCGGACGCGCCCGATCTGTACTTCGACACCGTCGGCCAGATCAAGCTCGACAGCTGGTCCCGCGGCCGGGTCGTGCTGCTCGGCGACGCGGCGTGGTGCGCCGGGCCGGGCGGATCGGGCACCGGCTTGGCGATGATGGGCGCGCAGATCCTGGCCGGCGAGCTGACCGCCGCCGGCGGCGACCACGTGACCGCCTTCGCCCGCTATGAGCAGCGGCTGCGCAAGGCCGCACGCGTCGGGCAGAAGAACGGCGCCGGTTCGGGCGACTTCCTCGTGCCGGCCACCGCCGAGTCGCTCCGCAAGCGGAACCGGATGTACCGCTCGCTGACCGGCCCGATCGGCCGCCGGATCTGGGAGTACCTGGGCAATCGCGGGGCGAACGCGGTCAAGTTCCGCGAATATCCGCAGCCGCGTGCGCACGCCTTGCCTTGA
- a CDS encoding MerR family transcriptional regulator produces MRIGELAKRTGTTTRALRFYEAQGLLPAARAANGYREYDENDLRLVTEIQTLRTVGFSLDDTRPFVDCLRTGHEAGDACEASVDVYRRKLAEVEACMRDLAEVRSALLDKLAAATAHPADTCAGPDPRSPDDD; encoded by the coding sequence ATGCGGATCGGCGAATTGGCCAAGCGGACTGGAACGACCACCCGGGCCCTGCGCTTCTACGAGGCGCAGGGCCTGCTCCCGGCGGCGCGCGCCGCGAACGGCTACCGCGAGTACGACGAGAACGACCTTCGCCTGGTCACCGAGATCCAGACCCTGCGCACGGTCGGCTTCAGCCTCGACGACACCCGGCCGTTCGTCGACTGTCTCCGGACCGGGCACGAAGCCGGCGACGCGTGCGAGGCGTCGGTCGACGTGTACCGGCGCAAGCTCGCCGAGGTCGAGGCTTGCATGCGGGACCTCGCCGAGGTCCGCTCCGCGTTGCTGGACAAACTCGCCGCCGCCACCGCGCACCCGGCCGACACCTGCGCCGGACCCGACCCGAGGAGCCCCGATGACGACTGA
- the trxA gene encoding thioredoxin, whose translation MTTDATFAAEVLEHDQPVLVDFTADWCPPCRMIAPVLAEVSAERPGLTVRVVNTDENPETMRAYQVMALPTLMLFRDGRPVGSFVGARPKAKLLAELDELLR comes from the coding sequence ATGACGACTGATGCCACCTTCGCCGCCGAAGTGCTGGAGCACGACCAGCCGGTCCTGGTCGACTTCACCGCCGACTGGTGCCCGCCGTGCCGGATGATCGCGCCGGTGCTCGCCGAGGTCTCCGCCGAACGGCCCGGCCTCACCGTCCGCGTGGTCAACACGGACGAAAACCCGGAAACCATGCGCGCGTACCAGGTGATGGCGCTGCCGACGCTGATGCTGTTTCGCGACGGCCGTCCGGTCGGCTCGTTCGTCGGCGCGCGCCCGAAGGCGAAACTGCTGGCCGAACTGGACGAACTTCTCCGCTGA
- a CDS encoding MAB_1171c family putative transporter, translating into MDALRTTLFALSAASSYTALLYKLFSMRRSWRDPAYIALMTTLILQCVTFTFGALSPNLGSLFGVPNLAILLLHLAAVAYCISAQLLLMLWANPLKEIRARIRAWILSGAALFVVLTALFFISNRNGTPASAYAFGSREPLILTYLLLFIISQAVPCVTIYRQCLPYARSTSRAWLRRTLRTLAVGAVVLFCYCATRTVNILSPAFGWHLGKWAILPSVFSTAGIVMVSFGLTMPSWGEHVSAVARWRRNYSSYRALYPLWHSLYQSSPGIALEPPSAGERDRHWSDLHYRLHRRVIEIRDGWRALRPYMDRADGAEPGNDQAAAEARKIRQALAAKTSGVAPAESRDNSAFDDHNAQTFAAEVAWLTQVSEAYGRLG; encoded by the coding sequence TTGGACGCATTAAGGACCACGCTGTTCGCGCTGTCGGCGGCCTCCTCCTATACCGCGTTGTTGTACAAGCTCTTCTCCATGCGGCGCTCTTGGCGCGATCCGGCGTACATCGCGCTCATGACGACGCTGATCCTGCAATGCGTCACGTTCACATTCGGCGCGCTGTCCCCGAACCTCGGTTCGCTGTTCGGCGTGCCCAATCTGGCGATCCTGCTGTTGCATTTGGCGGCGGTGGCGTACTGCATCAGCGCGCAGCTGCTGCTGATGCTGTGGGCCAACCCGCTGAAAGAAATCCGCGCCCGGATCCGAGCCTGGATCCTGTCCGGGGCGGCCTTGTTCGTCGTGCTCACCGCGCTGTTCTTCATCAGCAACCGGAACGGCACGCCGGCTTCGGCGTACGCGTTCGGCAGCCGCGAGCCGCTGATCCTCACCTACCTGCTGCTTTTCATCATTTCCCAAGCGGTCCCGTGCGTCACCATCTACCGGCAATGCCTGCCCTACGCGCGCAGCACCTCCCGGGCGTGGCTTCGCCGGACGCTGCGGACGCTCGCCGTCGGCGCGGTCGTGCTGTTCTGCTACTGCGCCACGCGCACGGTCAACATCCTGAGCCCGGCGTTCGGCTGGCACCTCGGCAAGTGGGCGATCCTGCCGTCGGTGTTCAGCACCGCGGGAATCGTGATGGTGTCCTTCGGGCTGACCATGCCGTCGTGGGGCGAGCACGTGTCCGCGGTCGCCCGATGGCGGCGCAACTACAGCTCTTATCGCGCGCTCTACCCGCTGTGGCACTCGCTGTACCAGTCCTCACCGGGCATCGCGCTGGAACCGCCGTCCGCCGGCGAGCGCGACCGGCACTGGTCGGACCTGCACTACCGGCTGCACCGCCGCGTGATCGAGATCCGCGACGGCTGGCGCGCGCTGCGCCCGTACATGGACCGCGCCGACGGCGCCGAGCCGGGCAATGACCAGGCGGCAGCCGAGGCACGCAAGATCCGGCAGGCGCTGGCCGCGAAGACCTCCGGCGTCGCCCCGGCGGAAAGCCGGGACAACAGCGCGTTCGACGACCACAACGCTCAGACGTTCGCCGCCGAAGTCGCCTGGCTGACCCAGGTCTCCGAGGCTTACGGCCGGCTCGGCTGA
- a CDS encoding NAD-dependent epimerase/dehydratase family protein codes for MGLHVVIGFGPAGAATARLLAGQGERVRVIGRSPREEESGLEHVVLDATDSAALAAAAEGATAIYSCASPPYHLWARDWPPLQAAICAAAEQTGALLVSLGNLYGYGPVDGPITEDLPLAATGTKGRIRALLSQQLLELHAEGRIRAVEVRASDFFGPGVTDGGHLAARVVPAVLQGRKVQVLGDPDAPHSWTYLPDVARTLVAVAREEKTWGAAWHVPTGAPRSARVMVALLCEAAGVAPVGVQRLSPALLRVAGFVSPLLRELHEVRYQFDRPFVLDSHAAQEILRIAPTSEKEQAAATVAWWRDRAATVG; via the coding sequence ATGGGTCTGCACGTGGTGATCGGGTTCGGGCCGGCCGGCGCGGCCACCGCACGGCTGCTAGCCGGCCAAGGCGAGCGGGTGCGGGTGATCGGCCGCTCGCCTCGCGAAGAAGAATCCGGTCTGGAGCACGTCGTGCTCGACGCGACGGACAGCGCCGCGCTCGCCGCCGCTGCCGAAGGCGCGACCGCGATCTACAGCTGCGCGAGCCCGCCGTATCACCTGTGGGCGCGGGACTGGCCGCCGCTGCAAGCCGCGATCTGCGCGGCCGCGGAGCAGACCGGCGCACTCCTGGTGTCGCTCGGAAATCTCTACGGCTACGGCCCGGTCGACGGGCCGATCACCGAGGACCTGCCGCTGGCCGCGACCGGGACCAAGGGGCGGATCCGCGCGCTGTTGTCCCAGCAGCTGCTCGAACTGCACGCCGAAGGCCGCATTCGTGCGGTGGAGGTGCGCGCCTCCGATTTCTTCGGTCCGGGGGTGACCGACGGCGGGCATCTGGCCGCCCGCGTGGTGCCCGCGGTGCTGCAGGGGCGAAAGGTGCAAGTGCTGGGAGATCCGGACGCGCCGCACAGCTGGACCTACCTTCCGGACGTCGCGCGCACGCTGGTCGCGGTGGCCCGGGAGGAAAAGACCTGGGGTGCCGCGTGGCACGTGCCGACCGGCGCACCGCGCTCCGCCCGCGTGATGGTCGCGCTGTTGTGCGAGGCGGCCGGAGTCGCGCCAGTCGGGGTGCAGCGCCTTTCTCCGGCGTTACTGCGAGTGGCCGGATTCGTGTCTCCGCTGCTGCGCGAGCTGCACGAGGTCCGGTACCAGTTCGACCGGCCATTCGTGCTGGATTCTCATGCGGCACAAGAGATTCTCCGGATCGCTCCGACATCGGAGAAGGAGCAGGCGGCGGCGACCGTCGCGTGGTGGCGTGATCGCGCCGCTACTGTCGGTTGA